Sequence from the Candidatus Saccharimonadales bacterium genome:
AACCGACAGTCAGGGCCGGACCGTGGACTTCACCAACGTGATTTTAATCGCGACTTCTAACGCCGCCACCCAAGAAGTCCAGAGCCTGGCTAAGGCGGGGAAAACGGCTGAAGAAATAAAAACCTATCTTTTAGACCAAAAACTTTACGAATATTTCCGGCCGGAATTTTTGAATAGGTTTGACGGAGTTGTTATCTTCAAACCGTTAAGTATGCCACACGTTGAACAAATTTCCGGTCTCATGCTGAAAAAAATCGGGGCTCAGCTTGAAGCTCGCGGCATTAATTTTCAAGTTACGCCCGCGGCCGTGCGCGAGCTGGCGCAAAAAGGTTACAGCGAGCAGTTTGGCGCCCGGGCCCTGCGGCGGATTATTCAGTCCGAAGTCCAAGACGCCCTGGCCAAACAGCTGCTTTCCAAGTCAGTCAGCCGCCGAGATACGGTTATAGTTGATGCCGGCGGTCAGGTTCGGGTTGAAAAAGCCAAGCCGCTTTAAGCCTATGCGATATGTCTTTGCCTTGGTGCTTGGAGGAGCGCTGGCTATGCTCCTAACGCCGCTGGTTAAGCGTTTCTCGCTGCGTCACGGCATTTTAGACCAACCCAACCAGCCCCGCAAAAAACACGCCCGACCCGTGCCGCTGCTTGGAGGCGTGGCTATTTTTTTGGCGTTTAGCCTAACCACGGCTGTTTTTTGGCAACTGGGGGTACTCCAAGACGGCCGAATTTTGCCGCTCCAAATCGCGGGTATTTTACTCGCCGGGCTGGTGCTTATGATTGGCGGATATCTTGATGACCGCTACAATCTTTCACCCAGCCGGCAGCTTCTTTTTCCGTTGGTCGCGGTCGCGCTGGCGCTCATGTCCGGGATTCGAATATCCCATG
This genomic interval carries:
- a CDS encoding AAA family ATPase, with translation TDSQGRTVDFTNVILIATSNAATQEVQSLAKAGKTAEEIKTYLLDQKLYEYFRPEFLNRFDGVVIFKPLSMPHVEQISGLMLKKIGAQLEARGINFQVTPAAVRELAQKGYSEQFGARALRRIIQSEVQDALAKQLLSKSVSRRDTVIVDAGGQVRVEKAKPL